From the Longimicrobiaceae bacterium genome, the window GGTGCACGCCCAGCGGCACGTTGTCGCGCAGCACGCGGTCCGGTTCGGCGACGCCGTTCACCGACACGATCCAGAAGTCCGTCTGGTGGATGTGGAAGGTGTGCAGCGCGTCCGTCTGGTTCACCAGCGTCCACTCCTGCACCTGGCCCCACGGCACGTTCACCGGCGCGTTGGTGGGCTCGTACTGCACGCTGTCGATACCCGCCGACGTTTCGCCGAGGAACTGGAAGGTGAAGCGCTGGCGGCCCACGACCTTGGCCTCGCGCAGGAAGCGCAGCGTGTCCGCCACCGAAGCGTCCTCGCCTGCCGGCTGGCGCCCGAGCGCGAGGGCGCGGGCCCGCTGCGGCGCGGTGCCCACCAGGTAG encodes:
- a CDS encoding multicopper oxidase domain-containing protein — protein: LYLPPGSRAEVIVTGPPAGTRTVLITAPVDPAPTAPADTLGYLVGTAPQRARALALGRQPAGEDASVADTLRFLREAKVVGRQRFTFQFLGETSAGIDSVQYEPTNAPVNVPWGQVQEWTLVNQTDALHTFHIHQTDFWIVSVNGVAEPDRVLRDNVPLGVHPDGKGGFEGDTVVVRFVFDPIAEGPFVFHCHVLQHEDEGMMHNVCVYDPRDPNGPNKCNSYFSGNAGHAGH